In Brachypodium distachyon strain Bd21 chromosome 5, Brachypodium_distachyon_v3.0, whole genome shotgun sequence, the genomic window ATGCCGGCTCAACGCCCAGGTgatcagcagcagctagctttGTCCAGATGGCACGTTAAAACTTTGCCGTCTAGCTAGCTTACCTGAATGGCTGAATGAGCAAGCAGATGCTGAATTACAATGGCAGTCAAAGTCCTCAGTGAGCTAGATTAATCAGCTAGCAACCGAGAGACTCTTCGGCCATACATACACGACACTCACACGCGTCCTCTCGCCCTGCCCCTTCCCTATAAAACGACGCAGCGAGAGCGCGCGGCATATATGCTCACACAACGGCGAGCTCGACCGGCCCAGCTCAGTAGCTCACTCTCCGATCGGTCTCCATCCATGGCTCCGCTGTCGTTCCACGTGGAGGCGCTTCTCCCGAGCTCGATCGCCCCGAAGAAGCTGGACTCCCTCCTCCACTCTCACGTCTACCCGCaggtcgccgccgtcctccgcgccgtcgcccgcttcaaggccctcctcctccacgccaTCGACGatctcaacaacaacaacaacaacaacaagagcGGGAGGCcgggcaagaagaagatggcccGCTTCGTGAAGCTGCAGTTCTTCGGCACGGCTCGAGCGAGGAGGGTCGTCGTCGACCGGCTGCCGCCGGACACGAACGACCGCGCGCGCCGCAGCTCGTACTACGACGA contains:
- the LOC104581459 gene encoding uncharacterized protein LOC104581459, coding for MAPLSFHVEALLPSSIAPKKLDSLLHSHVYPQVAAVLRAVARFKALLLHAIDDLNNNNNNNKSGRPGKKKMARFVKLQFFGTARARRVVVDRLPPDTNDRARRSSYYDERSAWNAAAAEEVEVRGDGGTAAECCGYLCWLEEEEERPSGAGDGEEGEEEEEVNEIDRLAERFIERFHAKCLLEKQESYRRRHLIATTI